A segment of the Flavobacteriales bacterium genome:
GATCGGGCATGGCTGCCCATTCTGGCTGAAGGCCAAGCGTTGGCCGTAGCGCAGGCGCGCATGAAACAGATTCAGGAGGAATTGCTGGGATCCGCGATGCTCGCCGCCGACCCCATCAAAGGGCTCGAAGCCTCCTTGGCCCGGCATGCGGGCGATGCGTCACTTAGCCTTGGATTGGAGACCACAGGCTATTGGCCCGGCGATGACGATGCGGCCATCCTCGCGGGGTTCGCTGAGCGCACAAAGGCATTCGTGCGCGGTGATACACTGGTGTTCCCGCGTGGACGATACCTCATCTCCAGCGACCTAACCGTGCCGTACGGCCATGCCGTGGTGATGGAGCCAGGCGCGCGGATCGAGATCGCTGCTGGAGCGAGCGTGATGATCCAAGGTCCATGGCATGTGCGCGGCACCAAGCGCAATCCGGTCTTCATCCGGGCAGCGGATGATGGAGCGCCCTTCGGCAGTTTCACTGTCGTAGGCGACGGCACCACCGATGTACGCATCGAGGGCTTGCAGATGAGCGGCGGGAGCGAGGGCAGGCTCAACGGCGTGTACGCCAGCGGCATGCTCGCCATCCACGGCGCCGCGGGGACCATCATGCGGGATTGCGTGATCAGCGGGTCGCACGGCGAGGATCTCATGAACATCAAGGGCGGCGAGGTGCAACTGCGCGATTGCATCTTCGAGAACGGTCACGCTGATCTGCTGGACTTGGACCGCTGCACAGGAACCATTGATCGCTCGGTCTTCCGCAACGGCCTCGCGGATGCGAACGGCGATGGCCTCGATGTGAGCGCTTCGCGCATCCTCGTGACCGGCTGCACATTCTCGAATTTGAAGGATAAGGGCATCAGTGTGGGCGAGGCCAGTCAGTTGCTGGCCATGGATTCGCGCTTCGATGGAAATTCCGCAGCGCTTGTCTCCAAGGACCTCAGCGTCGCTTACGCTTCGGGTAATCGCTTCATCGGCAACGGGATCGCCTTCGCGGCTTATCGCAAGAAGCCGATCTACGGCGGGGCACGACTGGTGCGCTACACCAACGTGCTTGAAGCGAATGCGCGTGATGAGCAGGCGGACGAGCAGAGCGCCATCATCACCGAGGCGGTCCTCGATGAGAAGGTGCGCCGCATGTTCGGGATGCCTTGATCAGGGAATGAAGATCCCTGCCCGATCTACCGGCCGTTCAGCGCTGCGGTCCACTGCGCCTTGCAGGAGCAGTTCATCGGCCGGCGCCTTGTCAATCGGATAGAGCACCGCATCGGGCTTGTCGAGGAAGATCACGTCGCTGATGGCTCCTTCTTTCAGGAGCACGCGGATCCGGCTGCAATCAGCGCGGTTCACACCGAAGACCTCATCGGCGCCGTCTTTTTCTTCACGTGTGAAGTAAACCGTGCGGGCATTGCCTTCCACATCGAGGCGGTCGAGCGCATTTTCCACGAAGTAGCCGGTCATGACGGTACCGGTCACTTGATCGTAGCGGCTGCTGTCGGCGCGCGAGAGCAGGAATCCGTTGCCGCGCACATGCAGCCGGTGGGCCTTGCCATCCTTGAGGGCGATGCGGATCGTATCTCCGGTGATCTGGTCGGCGCCGTTCCAGAGCACGGGCCGGTGATGCATGCGGATCAGGCTGTCGGCATCGCTGAAGAGCAGGGTATCGCAAGCGCCTTGCAGGTCGCGCTTGAAGAAGCGCACGCTCCGGCGCGCGGTGATGCGTCGGCCCGGGCCATCAGGCGCGGTGAAGAGCGTGTCGCCATGCACGAATAGCGTATCGTCGTCCATGCGCAGCTGCAGCTCGGCTTGTCCGGTGATCATGCTGCGCTCGTCGCGCTCGCTGTAGCGGCCTTCGCTTCCCAAGGCGCGCAGGTCGCCGCTGCTGTCGGTGATGGCCACATGGCCCCAAGCCCAGCCGATCCCGCCAGCGCGCTCGTAGTGCAGGCTGTCGCCCTCGATCATCCGGCCCTTGCTGCGCACCTGGGTCCGGCGGTTGAAGCGGGCGCGTTCGTTGCGTGTATCGTATGTGCCGCCGAGGGTGCTGATCTCGGTCTCGCCTTGCGTGATCGCGGTGGGCCCGAAGAAGGCCGCGATGCCGGTGGTCGTGGCGTAGTGCATGGTATCGCCGGTGATGCGGCGATCGGGGTGCTCCAGCAGCACGTTGCTGCCGAAGATGAATCGGCGTTGATCGGCGAGATAGGTGCCGGTGCCGCTGGTGAGCACGCTGCCGTCATCCTGGTTCACGATACGCCCCCCCTGGCTGTACACGGCGCGCTTGCCGCGCAGGTCGTAATCGAGCGCGGGAGCTGTGAGCTCCATGCTGCGGTCACGCAGGCGCACATTGCCCTCGAGGCGCGCTGCGCGCTGCTGGCCGTTGTAGCGCAGCAGGTCGGCGTCGGCGCGGAGCGTATCGCCCTGCTCGATGCTCACGTGACCGAAGGCATCCACGCGCTGATCAGCGAAGAGGAGCGCGCTGTCGCACCGCATCAGCGCTTCGGCATGCTTGAAGCGCACGTTGCCGCGGAGCCGTTGCGCGCCGCTGGCCGTCTGGTCATAGAGCCACACGTCGGCATTGAGGATCTCCACCCGGCCATCTCCTCCGCTCACCGCTGATTGCGCGGCGACCGCGGGGGAAATGATGGCCACGGGCATGAATAGCGCGGCACGCATGATGCTGCGCATGTTCAATGCGCATGCCGAGGCTTTTGGGAGCGGGGACCGCATCAATTCAATGATACGCCGGGCAGCCGGCGCATCTGGCGGTAGTGCAGGCTCAGGCGGTCAAGCAGTTCGCGGATGGCGTGGTCGTCGGCCAGGGTGGCTTGGCTGATCTCCTTTCCCTGGGAGCGGAGCATCATCACTCCGTACACGGCGGTGAGCGCGCTGGTCACCGGGCCGTCGGGGTCGCCGCCCGCGTGCTGCTGCACGGCGGTGATACCGGCCTTCGCCTTGTCGAAAAGCGCTTGGTAGGCCTCATCCTCGATTGCTTCGAGCAGGGCTTCATGAAGGTGCTCCAATTCGTTCATCACCTCTTCAACCTCGCCCAGGTGGCCGATCCGCTCGAGACCTTCGGCGCGCATGCGGACGATCAACTCCCGGTACCAATCGCGCAAGGCTGCCTTGGCCGCCTCGTCGCCATCAGCAGTGGCGATCAATCGGTCCTCCACCTGCTGCAAGTCCAGCTCAAGCGCGCGCATGAGGTCCTCGACCTGCCAAATGCCGATCACATAGCCCGCGATGTTCTCCTGCTTGCGCTGTGCGAGCGGGTCCATCATCGTTACTTATTGGCGGCCTTGCGCGCGCGATGGCGAGCATTCAGCCCATCGACCAGCTGCTGCGTGATATCCAGGCCCTCATTGCCCACCCAGATCTGCCCGCCTCCTTGCACGCTGAAGATGTAGTCGTGGCCGGCCCCTGCGTTGAATTCCTTCAGGTAATCCTCCAGTTCTTTGGCGATCTCTTTCAGCATCTCGCCCTCCATGCGGGCCAGCCGCTCTTCGCCTTCGACCTGCATGCCTTGCAGCTTCTCCATCAATCCGCGCAGCTCGGCTTCGTCGCGCTCCACCTCCGCCTTCGTGCTGTAGGTCTGGTCCTTCTGCATCAATTGCTGGTACCGCTCGCGCGCCTTGGCCTGCTCGGCCTGCAGCCCGGCCTCCAGCCGTCGGCCTTCGGTGATGTAGCGCTGGTCCTTCTCCTTGATCAGCTCATAGCCGAGGCGCAGGCTGTCCATGCGGAAGAAGGCGATGCGCGCGCGGTTCAGCCCGGCGCTGTCGGCCATTGAGGGCGCTGGGGCGACAGAGGGATCATGGACTGCCTCGGCAATCGCATCGGGGCTGGTAGGTTGGCGCATCATGAGCCAGCCGCAAAGGCCGGTCAGCGCGATGTTCCAGATGACGAGGATAGTGGGCAGGGGCTTGATCATGGGCGTTGAGCGCGGCGCGCGAAGGTATTCGCCTCCAGGCGTGAACCCCATCGCGGGAGCACGTTCAGCGCATGCGGACCCAACTCAGCACCCAGACCAGGAGCACCGGCACGGGGTATTGCAGGGCATGAAGGATGGCGATGGCAACGGGCCTGAGCAGCGCCGGGTTGGCCCAGTAACAGATGCCAGCGCATGCGCCAAGCGCAGCGAAAAAGACCATGACGGGCACCGCGTAGCGGTGATCGCCGAATCGCGTGCGCGCCATGGCCGCAGTGAGCACGGCCATGGAAACCATGAAGGCGCCAGCAGCCAGCCACTTCGCGCGTTGGGCGTCGGCGAGGTCCCAGCCTTGCGCCCAGTCACGGAACACCGAATGCGCGTAGTTCCGCTCGCGGCTGTTCGAGAGGAAGTCAATCTGGAAATTGATGTTGGTGGCCACGAATTCACGGGCAGCCCCGAGCAGTGAGGCGAGGCCAAGCCAGAACAGGCTCATCAACGCGCGTTTCTTCGGGATGACCAGGTTGGAGACCGCCGTACCGGCGCGTGATGCCCACGATTGAATCATGCCCGCGTTCATGCAACGCGCTTCGTCCAATTGCTGAACCGCTTCACCCAGAGGTACCAGAGCCCGAATACGGCGCCGTAAACCACCACATAGAAGGTGTAGTCGTGGTTGAATTCGAGCCAGCCATAACCGTGTGTGACAACGATGCACAGGACCGCGACACGAAGAGCATTGAGCAAATGGATCAGGGCGATGCCAGCAGGAATGAACCAGGCCTTGTGTTTCCAAGGTCCTGGAAAGGCGATGATGAAGACCATGAACACGGCGAAGAGCGGGATGCCATTGCAGGGATCGCCGATCCAGAGATGGCTTCCGCCCTGAATACCGATGTAGCGCTCCAGATCGATGCGCGGCTCAGGCAGCATTTCGTGTCCGAGGCCCTCGAGGACGAAGGTGGCGATGGAGACCAGGCTGTTGATCACGGCCCGATCGAGCTTGCCCCAGGAATGCAGCCCTAGGTGGTAGGTCAGGAGCCATGCCAGCCAAAGGCCTACTCCAACGACAAGGAAACGAATCAGCGGGTCACGCTTGGTCGCGGAGCCGGAAGAGAGGGACATGCCTATGCCTGACGCCGGCGCATCTGCGCGGCCTTGGCGCCCCCGTATAGCAGGCCAGCTGCCAACAAAGCGCTCAATCCGCCGTCAATCGGGATGCAAGGCGGGGGCCAGCAGGGCGGCGGCCCACCGACAGGCTGTGCCATGAGGGCACCAGCGCAGGGAAGCACAACCATACCGAGGACGAAGAGCGCGCGTAGGACCAGTTGCATCAGATCAGGAGGACTTTGATCGCCGCCAAAAGTATCGAAAGCAAATCAATCTCGCCAAAATGACTTTTCGACCGACGAAGGCAGTGCTCCGTCCTAGGCACGCGGGACCCCCCACCTATATTTGGCCGCTTTCATCGGCGGTAAACCGCGCCCTTGCGCGTCCGCACCCCACTGGATGTCCTCCCCCAAGGCTCAGCAGCGCAACAGCATCATCGATGCGAAGGATGTCCGTGCCTTCCTGCGCATAGCCACGAAGAACTGGTACTTCGTGGCGGTTGCCCTTGGCGTCTCGGCCGTGCTGGCCTACCTGTACAGCTACAAATTGCCGGATGTATATGGCGCTCGGACCCAGATCCTGCTGCGCGACCGCGAGGTGTACGACTACCAGACCCAGGTGTACAAGAGCATCGGGTACGTTGGCGCTTACAGCGACCTCGTGAACCAGAAGCGGGTGCTCACCAGCTTCGACCTTGTGAACCGGACCCTGGACAAGCTGGATTTCGACGTTTCGTACTTCATCGTCGGCAGATTCAAGACCACGCAGCATTACGGCAACATGCCCTTCAAGGTCAATATGCAGGTGCTCTCCAAGCGCTTGTATGACCGGCCGATCGACCTGCGGATCCTGGATATCGACCGCTACGAGCTGAGCTACGACAAGGATGGGGAGGTCGCTCGCAAGACCTTCCGGTTCAATGTGGATGAGCGCGATGATGATTTCGTCATCCGCGTGGACCGCTCGCCGTACATGACTGCGAAGAATCAGGCCCAGTTCGCGCAGACCGATTACCAATTCGTGCGGCATGAGCGCGCCCGGCAAGTCAATGAGCGCATCAGGTCCATCAAGGTCGAGAACCAGGAGTTCACCACCATCCTTGAGGTGACCACGGAGGATGAGGTGTCTGAGCGCGCCAAGCTCTTCCTGGATTCGCTCTCCGCGGAGTACATCCGGCAGACGCTGAAGAGCGAATACGAGATCAATGAGAATACGGTGAACTACATCGACCGCCAGCTCGCTGAGGTCACCGTGGTGCTCGACCAGCATGAGCGCGAATTGCTCAGCTACAAGCAGGATGAGGACGTCATCGACATCGAGCGGGAGGAGAACCTCTTCTTCAGCGAGATGGTCACCTACGACAAGCAGCGGAGGCAGTTCGAGCTCGACATGCAGGCGCTTGATGCGTTGGAGGAGTACGTCCTCAATAGCGAGGACGAGCGCCTGCTGCCGCCGGCCACCTTCATCATCGAGGACATGTTCCTCCGCGAAATGCTCGGCAGCCTCGTTAACAAGCAGATGGAGCGCAATGCCATGCTCTACTCCGGCACTGCAGCCAACATGGCGGTGCAAGAGGTTGATAGCACGCTTCGCCGGGACCGCGCCAGCCTGCTCACCTACATCAATAACGCCCGTTCCGCCAAGCAAGGGCGCATGGCCGATGTGCAATCACAGGTCGGCGACTATGAGCGCATGCTCCAGAAGCTCCCGAGGAAGCAGCGCGACATGATCAACATCCAGCGCCGCCTTGCCGTGAACGAGCGGCTCTACACGTTCATGCTCGAGAAGCGCGCCAGCACCATCATTGCCCGCGCGGGCATCGTGCCGCAGACCAAGGTGATCGAGAGCGCGCGCGGCTTGGGCGTGATCCGGCCGGACAAGGCCAAGATCCTGTACACCTTCATGCTCGGCGGGGTGGTGGTGGCCCTGCTGGTGGTCTTCATCCGCGTGATGTTCTACGACCGCATCGAGAACGCCGACCAGCTCAAGGAACTCACACCGCTGCCCATCTACGGCGAGATCATCGCCAGCGAGAAAGCCGAACAGAACTACGTGGTGGTGGATAGCGACCCCAAGGCCGCCATCACCGAGAGCTTCCGGTCCGTGCGCACCAATCTGGAATACGTGCAGGGCAGGGGCGAAGGCGGCAAAGTGGTGATGGTGACCAGCTACCGGCCCAACGAAGGGAAGACCTTCTGCTCGGTGAACCTCAGCGCGATCCTGGCCAAGGCCGGCAAGCGCGTGCTGCTGCTCGAACTCGACCTGCACAAGCCCAAGGTGGCCACGGGCCTCGGCATGAGCAGCACTACGGGCCTGAGCAATGTGCTCATCGGAAAGGTGCCCTGGCGCGACGCCGTGCTGCCCACCCAGTTCGAGAATTTCCATGTGATGCTCAGCGGCCCCACCCCGCCCAATGCCTCGGAGCTCGTGCTCAGCAAGAAGCTGGAGGAATTGTTCGCTGAGGCCCGACATGAGTTTGACTATGTGCTCGTCGATACCCCGCCCGTGGGCCTGATCACCGATGCATTGCTCATGATGCGCTATGCCGACTGCACCATGTTCGTGGTGAACACGCAGTTCGCCAGCAAGGACCACGTGAACAATGCCTTGGAAGTGCTGGCCACCAACCCTGGCGTGAATGCTGGCTTCATCCTCAACGGCGTCCGGATGAAGAAGAGCAAGTACTACTACAATACCAATTACGGCTACGGATACCGTTATGCGTACGGCTACGGCAGCGGCTATGGCTATGGATATGGCTATGGCCGCCGGAGCAAAGGCAAGGAGAAGAGCGATGACCGGAACCAATCCGCATGACCATGGCCATGCGTGATGCCGGGGACGCGCAATCGGAGCAATGGGAGGTAGTGGTACGTCCCGAACACGGTTGGTGGAGCCTGGACCTGCGCGAGATCTGGCGCTATCGTGACCTGCTGCTGCTGCTGGTCCGGCGCGACTTGCTCGCGGTGTACAAGCAGACCCTCATCGGCCCTGCATGGCAGGTCCTGCAACCGCTGCTCACTTCCATCATGTTCGCCGTGGTCTTCGGGATCATGGCGCGCATGGCGCCGTCCGGCATACCGCCCTTGCTCTTCTACCTGAGCGCAGTGGTGCCCTGGGGCTTCTTCAGCGGCGTGGTCACACGCACCTCCCAGACCCTGTTGAGCAACGCCGCCTTGATGACCAAGGTGTACTTCCCACGGCTGGTGGCGCCCTTGGCCACGGTGCTCGCCACCGGATTCAATTTCGGGGTGCAGCTCACGGCTTATCTGGTGTTCGCGCTCATCTACGCGCTGCTCGGCAAGCACCCATGGCCCGTGGGGGCCGAGGCCGCCATGTTGCCCGCGCTCATCGCCATCATCGCCGTCATGGGCCTGGGCGTCGGCCTCGGGGTCAGCGCGCTCACCGCGCGCTACCGCGACTTCGGCCTCCTCATCGGCTTCGCTGTGCAACTGCTGATGTACGCCAGCCCGGTGATCTTCCCCCTCTCGATGACCGCGCCCGGCAGCAAGCTCCGCGCTGCCATCGAATTGAACCCGCTCACCCCGGTGATCGAGGGCTTCCGTGCAGCCCTGCTCGGAATGCCCATGGAATGGGGCACCCTTTGGTACAGCGCAGGGGTGGCAGTCGTTGTGCTGGTGCTCGGCCTGCTTCTCTTCCAGCGCGTAGAGCGCTCATTCGCTGATGTGATATGAGCGGGCGAAGTGATTTGGTGATCCAGGTCGAGGACCTGCGCAAGCGATACAGGCTGGGCGTGATGGGCAGCGACCTGCTTGCCGATGAGGCCGCTGCGCTCTGGGGCCGAATGCGCGGTCGGGCCAATGCGGGCAAGAAGCGGCGCGCGCCGGAGGGTGAGCAGCGCGTGGGCGATTACTTCTGGTCGCTGCAAGGCGTGTCCTTCGAGGTGAAGCGCGGCGAGATGCTCGGGATCATCGGGCGCAACGGCGCGGGCAAGAGCACGCTCCTCAAGCTCCTCTCCCGGATCTCCCTGCCTACCGAAGGCGTGATCCGCATGCGCGGCAAGGTGAGCAGCTTGCTCGAGGTGGGCACGGGCTTCCACCCGGAGCTCACCGGACGCGAGAACATCTACCTCAACGGCGCCATCCTTGGCATGCGCAAGGCCGAGATCAACCGCAAGCTCGACCAGATCATCGCCTTCAGCGGCATCGAGCATCACCTCGATTCACCGATCAAGCGGTACAGCAGCGGCATGAAAGTGCGCTTGGGCTTCAGCGTGGCCGCGCACCTGGATCCGGAGATCCTGATCGTCGATGAAGTGCTCGCCGTGGGCGATGCCGAGTTCCAGCGCAAATGCATCGGCAGCATGCGTGAAGTGGCGTCCAGCGGGCGCACCATCCTCTTCGTGAGCCACAACCTGGTGAGCCTGCAGAGCCTCTGCACGCGGGCCATCTGGCTTGAGAAAGGACGGCTCCGAGCGGAAGGCCCAACGGATGAACTGGTGCGTGATTACCTGCTTGTGAGCACGCATCAGCACAGTGCCCAGGAATGGGCCGAAGGGGAGGGCCCTGGAACGGAGGACCTTCGCCTGGTCTCCGTTCGCGCGATCAGCGATGATCCTTCGGGAGCCTTCACCACCGATTCGGCCGTCCGCATCGAGATCGAGCTGGACAACCTGGGCATCGCCGATGCCGACCTCGATATCCGGCTGCAAGTGCGCACGGGCAACGATGCCATCGCCTTCAGCAACGACCTCTCTGCCAGCCAACCGGCCCGGTTCTGGAATCTTGGACGCAGCAAAGTGGCCTGCACCATACCCGCGCAGCTGCTCAACTCCAATACCTATCGTTACCACTTGGTCTTCTTCCGTCAAGGACGGGTCCTCTTCAAGGCGGAGGATGTGCTGAGCATCGATGTGCACGAAGGCGCCCGTTCGGGCTCCACCTTCCGCAAGATGCCCGGTGCGGTGAGGCCCATGCTCACCTGGCAGCGGTGATGGCGGCCATGCTCGGCAAAGCGCTGTTGACGATCACGCGGCCATTGCAGCCGCTGATGCCGCGCATGTCGCCGAAGCTGATCATCATCGGTGCCCAGAAAGCCGGTACCACGACACTGTTCGACCTGCTGAGCCAGCATCCGAAGGTGATTCCTCCAGCCGTGAAGGAGATTGACTTCTTCAGCAGCGATGAACGGTACGGGGCAGGCCTTACCGCGTATTGGAAGAGTTTCCCGCGCAGGCCCGTGGCCATGAGCAGGCACATCACCCTTGAAGCATCGCCCAGCTACCTCATGTCGCCGGTGGCGGCGCAACGCATCGCACAGCACCTGCCGAAGGCCTTGTGCCTGGCAGTGCTCCGCGATCCCGTGTCCAGGGCCTACTCCGCGTGGAACATGTACCGCCAGTTCAAAGGCGGCAAGCACCACCGCTTCCACGATCCAAGGACCTTTGAGCAGGCCGTTGCCGATGAACTTGAAGGCAAGCCATGCTACGCGCATCATGCCTATCTGGCCAACAGCACCTACGCGCCACAAGTGCAGCGCTTCATCGACCATATCGGAGCAAGCGCATTGCTCGTGCGAAGTTTCCATGAACTCACCCGTGATCCGCAGGCCCTCGTGAACGATGTGCTTACCCGGCTGGGGATCGAGACTTTCCCCGCAGGCCATCCGGCATTCGCCACCCGCAGCAATGCACGTGCGTATCCGTCGGCTATTCCTGCGGACCTCGCCGCTCTGCTGCATGCGCATTTCGAGCCTGACCTTCGCGCCTTGGAACGCACGGTCGGTCATGCCTTGGACATCGTGGATGCGGCGCCACAACAAGACCCGAAGCCGTAGGGGCGCATGAGCACGGCCCGTTACCACCCGATCCTGGATCCGTCGAGACTGGTCTTCATCGTGGGTTCACCACGCAGCGGAACCACATGGCTGAGCCGCATGCTGGGCGATCACCCGCAGGTCGCAGCGCTGGATCATGAGCTCACCTTGTTCTCAGCCTACCTCGCGCCGGTCCTCAGCGCATGGTCAAAGGAAGCCGGGCGCTTGGAGCGAACGCAACGGCCCTTCGGCATGCCAGCGCTCTTCTCCAACGAAGAGTTCATGAGCGCTTTGCATGAAGTTGCCGCCCAGGTCTATGCTCGCGTGCAGGCCCGCAGGCCCGGCGCCACGCTCATCCTCGACAAGCATCCGGCTTACGTGCGGCATCTCTCCGCGATCGCGGCGCTGATGCCGGGCAGCAGGTGCATCCATCTTGTCCGCGATGGGCGCGCTGCCATTTCCAGCATGCTTGCCGCTCCCGACCTCATGGGGCATTCGGGCACTTCAGTGCAAGCCGCTGCACAAGAATGGGCACAGAGCACTGCGATGGCGCAAGTCCACGGCGCCGGGTTCGGCCCCCGCTTCCGCACCGTGCGCTACGAGGAACTGGTATCCGGAACACCCGGCCAACTGGCGGCGCTATTCGCATTTCTTGGGATCGACAACAATGAAGCGCTTTGCGGGTCCATCGCTGCGAATCACCATCGCGAGAAGGGCCTTGTTGCGCAAGGGAAGGGCGATGCATCGGTTGTTCGGCGGACCTGGCGGCAGCACTTCACCCTGATCGATCGCTATTGGATCGATGCCATCGCCGGGGCCCAGCTGCGCCATTGGGGCTACGCCAAGGAGGGCTGGTGGGCAATCGCTTCGGCCGATCGCCTGCGTATGGCCCTGTTCCCGCTGCGCGTGCGCCTTGGGGAGTCGCTTCGGGCGCTTAAGCGCATCTGGTCCTCGCCGATCACGCGCCAGGTGAGGCCCTGATCCAGAGGCGGACGGTAACTTGCACGACCCCCATGGCGGACACCCCGATCTACGTCACGCGCACCTTCCTTCCTCCGCAGGAAGAATACATGGCCTTGCTCCATGAGGCCTACGAGAGCCACGTGCTCACCAACAACGGCCCCTTGCACCGCCGCTTGGAAGGCGCCCTGCGCGAACGGCTCGAAGCACCGCATCTGTTGCTGATGGCCAATGGCACGCTCGCGATCCAATTGGCTATGCGTGCGCTCGGCGTGAAAGGCGAGGTGATCACCACGCCCTTCAGTTACGTGGCCACCACCAGCGCGATCCTGTGGGAAGGGTGCGCGCCGGTGTTCGTGGACATCAAGCCCGACACACTCTGCATCGACCCGGAACGGATCGAAGCGGCGATCACGCCCCGCACTTCGGCAATCCTCGCAACGCATGTGTACGGCATCCCCTGCGACGTGGAGGCCATCGATGCCATCGCCAAGCGCCACGGCCTGAAGGTGATCTACGATGCCGCCCACGCCTTCGATGTGCGCTACAAGGGCAGGCCCATCACTTCCTACGGTGATGCCAGCACCTTGAGCTTCCATGCCACCAAGCTCTTCCACACCGTTGAAGGCGGTGCTACCATCGTGCATACGCCCGAGCTGGAGAAGGCCACCCGCTTGCTGCGCAGCTTCGGCCATGTGAACGACGACCACTTCACGCTGGGCATGAACGCCAAGATGAGCGAGGTGCACGCCGCCATGGGCCTGGCCGTGCTGCCGCACATGCCTGAGGTGCTGCGCAGCCGGGCGGCGCTTGCTGAGGTGTACTCGGAGGAACTCATCGATGCCGACATCACGCGCCCGGTGGTTCCGGCCGGCACCGAATACAACCACGCCTACTTCCCGATCCTGCTCCGTGATGGTGCCAAGCGGCAAGGCGTGATCGAGGCCTTGGCGGCGCATGGCGTCCAC
Coding sequences within it:
- a CDS encoding sulfotransferase, translated to MAAMLGKALLTITRPLQPLMPRMSPKLIIIGAQKAGTTTLFDLLSQHPKVIPPAVKEIDFFSSDERYGAGLTAYWKSFPRRPVAMSRHITLEASPSYLMSPVAAQRIAQHLPKALCLAVLRDPVSRAYSAWNMYRQFKGGKHHRFHDPRTFEQAVADELEGKPCYAHHAYLANSTYAPQVQRFIDHIGASALLVRSFHELTRDPQALVNDVLTRLGIETFPAGHPAFATRSNARAYPSAIPADLAALLHAHFEPDLRALERTVGHALDIVDAAPQQDPKP
- a CDS encoding sulfotransferase — translated: MSTARYHPILDPSRLVFIVGSPRSGTTWLSRMLGDHPQVAALDHELTLFSAYLAPVLSAWSKEAGRLERTQRPFGMPALFSNEEFMSALHEVAAQVYARVQARRPGATLILDKHPAYVRHLSAIAALMPGSRCIHLVRDGRAAISSMLAAPDLMGHSGTSVQAAAQEWAQSTAMAQVHGAGFGPRFRTVRYEELVSGTPGQLAALFAFLGIDNNEALCGSIAANHHREKGLVAQGKGDASVVRRTWRQHFTLIDRYWIDAIAGAQLRHWGYAKEGWWAIASADRLRMALFPLRVRLGESLRALKRIWSSPITRQVRP
- a CDS encoding DegT/DnrJ/EryC1/StrS family aminotransferase; this translates as MADTPIYVTRTFLPPQEEYMALLHEAYESHVLTNNGPLHRRLEGALRERLEAPHLLLMANGTLAIQLAMRALGVKGEVITTPFSYVATTSAILWEGCAPVFVDIKPDTLCIDPERIEAAITPRTSAILATHVYGIPCDVEAIDAIAKRHGLKVIYDAAHAFDVRYKGRPITSYGDASTLSFHATKLFHTVEGGATIVHTPELEKATRLLRSFGHVNDDHFTLGMNAKMSEVHAAMGLAVLPHMPEVLRSRAALAEVYSEELIDADITRPVVPAGTEYNHAYFPILLRDGAKRQGVIEALAAHGVHARRYFYPSLNTLPYVERTAMPVSEDAADRAICLPFYPGLEHSDAERIAKLIRQVAGRPQATTASPARVRH